The genomic stretch TGTGATGGTGCTGATGCAACAGCCTCTACAGTTGATGAGGTCTGTGTGCCTGAGTCATGATCATTGTCTTAGCAGAAAGGCAAACATTCAACATGATATTACAAATTTTATAGTAATGGTAAAAACTATGAAATGTTAAAACAGAAGTTTACAACTTTacatttaaaaacaaaatctttgcaaaatttaaaatttggttACGCTAGCAATAAAATGCAAGGTTATCAAGAAGATTGTGTGATTGCATGATCTCAAATGGAATTGTGTCAAATTGCATTTCAGATCGTAAAATCTCACGATTTTGGCAATCTTGGCCATTTCTGTCTCAAAACTCCAGGTCAGAGTTTGCACGACCCGAAAGAATAAAAAAACCCAACCCTAGTTTTTTAGTGCAGTCGGAATCATTTTCTTCCTTGAACAGCCCTAGTTTTTTAGTGCAGTCGGAATCATTTTCTTCCCTGAACAGCCACGCAACTATAGCCTTCACCCTCTCGAGTCCCACCTCTGCATCTCACTCTCTCTCACAGATTATTAACCACAGCAACCATATCAGCCGCACGCAGCCTCTCACTCTTTCTCTCTCAATCGTGCTGAACTTGGTTCTTTCTGCAATCTCTTTTTCTCGCTCACATCCCTCATTCTATCTGTTTTTTTGCAAACAATGGCTGCTATATTTTTAAACTTGTGAAAGTGTTACATTTTGTATGCGCTTTATGATTAATTAAGACATGTGAACTTatacaatatatgtatatataaacaCTAGTTTTTTAGGATGTTACAATTTTAAATTTTCCGATCTTAATTCTTCCCTCTCGGTCCTAGTAAGATCTTATGATCAACCTTCTAAGtacttcacttcacttctttttaattgtaaaattgtaaattattccATCATGCACCACCAATCCAAACATAGCTTTAGTTACCAACCTGATATATTCTTTCCTGGTCTTGGTGCAAGCAAAATTTGTACATTTTGATCAATCTTTTTAGTTATCTCCGTGTAATCATTACGCAGCTCTGCAAAAATGCAAACATGTTTATTGTTTTAATTTGTTCACATACATATAAACAATTTATCTTAACCCTAACTCATCAATCTTAGTTAGAGGTAGTTAGATACCTGCAAGACGACGTCGTTCGGCTCTAACAACTGGAACATCGATATCGGAACGAGGAAAACCCTATAAAAACCAAGCGAAAATCGAGTTGATGAACAGATGTTGATAATTGAAATGTGGATTGATGTGAGAAAGAGAAGAAAACGGAAAAACCTCGGAATCAAGGAGGTTGCCGGAGAGGCCGGGGGCACCGGGTTGAGAAAGACGGGCGATGATGGAGTTCATTTCGGACTCTAACGCGCTCCGTTTGTCCATTAGCGAGGATGTTTCTGCCTTCAAGTTTGTTCCCACCATTCTCGAATTTACTGGATTCTCTTCTTTCTTCTACTCTGCACTGCAGATCGCTTAAACCCTTTTGATGTTTGCCCTTTTCAATTGTTAGCGAGAGAACTAGAGTTGTAATTAGTTAAGAATTTggaatttaaaaataactattttggCTAAAAAAGATCttgaagttatttttaaaaaataactattttggctaaaaatatcaaaaatcatttaaaaaataattattttggctaaaaaaaataatgaaaataattttaaatagtaTTCTCgaaatatattgatttttatttgtttaaaaaaatatttaccaTTTTAAACAATAACTATTCATACAAACACTTTTTATTCTAAGCACTTCATATTTTCAAAGTTTAAAATACACTTATTTTCGTAGTACCTCTTAATTTAGAGATGTGTTTCCGAACATacctaatattttattttcaaaaatttttaAGGGGTTTCGAATatgtcaaaataatttaatattttatttttaagagattttcaaatatttatattcaaattaattgagtgtaaaaataattaaaagcaaAATATATCATTGGTATTATCTTATTCTATATAatttatatacatataaatatattCTAATATGATCATATTATAATACAATAAATACTTATAAATAATttacatttaataaaaaattacataatacttttatattaataaattaaaaaatataaataaataaatctaatGTGATCTCACTaaacatatattatatataataaaacaatatattaatgaaaatattatttttaatattattatcttttttaatataatatagaaaatattaataaactaccacaaaaaatactaataaataacttatatataataaaaaattacataATGTTTTTTATACTAATAAATTTAAAAGTACATAAAAATATACTTAATATAGTCTCATTaaacatatattatatataattaaaaaaatatattaataaaaataaatctttttctatattatattaaaaaataataatattagaaAAGATAATAAtgtttttattaatgtattttttattagaTGTAATATATATAGTTAATGAGTCCACTTTAGATATATTTtctgtattttttaatttattaatataaaatattttgtaattatatatatatatatatatatatatatatatataagttattcatatgtattttttgtattatatatttatatccatataaattataagtaataagataatataattaatatcatTGATAAACTTGAATTCTAATTTTCttaatgtaacaccctattttccTCATcgataattgaataaaaaaatcagAGTAATTAAATAGGATGCTACAtcatcaaaataataaatttgctcaacatttaaacaaaagataaataacacataCATTCGGATGAACCGACATTGAAAATTACCGTATTGTCCAACTTCGCTTCATTAATGCAAAggaaataaatcacaaaaaataatcatcatcttcaacaactTAAAATACCAATGTCACGACAATTTCAAAATAAAGAGTTTATAAtaatcaaaatctttcaaaacaaTCATAACATGATAATAAAACAAGAGTTCATCCCCGGTGTAATATATCAAAGCAAGACCCGACTCAATATACGCAATACTAGGCACCACTTCGTACCCCAGCAACTATAATCTTTGTCACCTGCGCGTTACCCACGTAGAGGTAATATTCAAACAGAAAtggtgagatatcataacaatataaacaGAAATATGATAACGATCAGATAAAATATGGCAtgcataattataatatttatacttTCTGTATCAATACCAACCTAcgtcacatcttcaacaatcACACTTCACAATCACACAATTACATCTCGTTTCATCAAAAACATTACAAAAATGCAATGACACCGACTTTACTCacttcatgcatgtggtaccatatccCATCGCTTTTGTCATAAAAGGTCACATCGCTTTTTTTCCATAATAGACCACATAGCTTTTCTATTAAGGCCACGTCACTTTGGCCACAAGGGCCACATCACTATGAAATGTATGCAACACTGTCATGTGACCCCAACTCATGCAACAACACGACACAAATCAACAGAATATGCCAACACATACCACGTCTTACACATCGCTTATTTACACATCATTGCAACATCATCATATAAATAGTTCCATCAGTTCATCATCATGTTCACAATTTCGGTGTACAACGAAACACCGGAAAATATACATTTGCAGAAAAGTTTCCAAAAGTTTcccaaattaattttattaggtagaaaatatttttagcttctcataggttcaaacggcgcgtcaaacggacacccgagtcaaaagatatgatttttcaaagtttttcaaaaatgTCAGCTTCAGTAAGATATATAACTGGTTACCTCAAGGGATGTAACCAGTTACTTCGTCTATGTTGCCTCTGTTACACGAAAATTGTcctaggtaaccggttacttcatttACCGTAACTGATTACATCAATTACAATAGCCACTAGTTTTTCAAAAAGTGTCAGGTAACTGGTTACCTCATTTACAATAATCGGTTACATTACTGTAACTTAGCCAAAAACCCCATTTTAAtacgatgtaaccggttacctcaaccatgtaaccggatACATCATTGATCCAGTGCCAAAATCTACTATTTTCAAGTTGCGATTCCCAAACCCTTCAACCCCAAAACTTCTGAAATTCACATCAAAACAGGTACTTATGGTTTACTAATTAATACTACACTTCATACTACATATTTAACCATTCCATAACATCAATTCATCACAATATAAATAATTTCAAGTATTCAACACAACATCATTATCAACATTCAAAACATCTTGTATACATCAAAACTCAATTTCATACAAACATGAACATACGAATTATACACCTAATTTTACTATAACCCATCATCATATAACCCCTTATAGTgttagaacctcacccttacttCAGTGTTCTTGCAAAACTTTGACCTTAGAAATGAGAGTTTTCCTCTCTTGAGTCATAGCATCCTCTTCTCTCTTTCTCAAATTTCACGATTCATTTCTCTCTTCCTTGTTTTTCCCACTAATAATCCTTAAACTCCTATTATGATAAATCCAATTTACCCTTCCTTATCAACTATTAACTCATTATAATGAAATTGACACACTATATCAATACAATAatgctctttttttttcaaaaattcacaCTATAAAAAGAGCATTATAGTCAGGCCCGGCCCTGTGGTTGTGCAAACAGTGCAACAGCACAAGGCCTCACACATTATGGGGCctcatttatttgtttaatataagTAATGTTAATTAGATTTAGCAAAGCAGTAAATGGAAAATTTTCTGAAAGTAGGTGGTCCGGTACATGCCAAAAGCACAAGTATTTTTCGTTCTATTTTATAAAGATAATTTTTATGATACGTaatgaaaacaatttttatttaatgtaaaaaaaaataattttctatgTATTACATATACTTGTTTTCTATATAATACATATACTttcttataaatttatttttatcaatagAGATAATGACATGAATGTCTATTCACCATTCTACATCCTTGTGATTAAAGATCtttgttatttttctaattttttttaaatggtagATAATAGTtttcaattataattaaatattaaaatatttatcatagaattaatttatttattatattattacctTTTTATAGAAATATAGATTATCTTTCTAAAAATGAATTATTGAATTCATTCTAAATAAcatgtttaaaattaaattaaatcttgTTTAATTTATTATGTATAAAGTTTTATAAGATTTTTCATTAACTTAGGTTTccttcatattattattttaactcTTATTAAAATCTATAAGAATTTTTTAAATcagaaatattaatatattattatatatatatatatatatatatatatatatatatatatatatatatatatatttatatatatatatatatatatatatatatatatatatatatatatatatatatataaccatttctcaaatttaaaattataaatataattatttagccATTAGTGAATGGACATACTTAATTTATAATCTAGTGACAAAAACTTTATTAA from Vicia villosa cultivar HV-30 ecotype Madison, WI linkage group LG4, Vvil1.0, whole genome shotgun sequence encodes the following:
- the LOC131594809 gene encoding uncharacterized protein LOC131594809 isoform X2, which produces MVGTNLKAETSSLMDKRSALESEMNSIIARLSQPGAPGLSGNLLDSEGFPRSDIDVPVVRAERRRLAELRNDYTEITKKIDQNVQILLAPRPGKNISGTQTSSTVEAVASAPSQNALPSLPPNSMDVDVLVSRPFAVVDEISDASPAVEDGLQLGDQILKFGNVEAGENLLPRLASESQSNMGQAVPVVIMRQGTVINLTITPRTWPGRGLLGCHFRIL
- the LOC131594809 gene encoding uncharacterized protein LOC131594809 isoform X1 produces the protein MVGTNLKAETSSLMDKRSALESEMNSIIARLSQPGAPGLSGNLLDSEGFPRSDIDVPVVRAERRRLAELRNDYTEITKKIDQNVQILLAPRPGKNISDNDHDSGTQTSSTVEAVASAPSQNALPSLPPNSMDVDVLVSRPFAVVDEISDASPAVEDGLQLGDQILKFGNVEAGENLLPRLASESQSNMGQAVPVVIMRQGTVINLTITPRTWPGRGLLGCHFRIL